Below is a window of Epinephelus fuscoguttatus linkage group LG12, E.fuscoguttatus.final_Chr_v1 DNA.
TGTACTGCACACTGCACTACTACACACTGTACTAGTACACACTGCACTACTACAAACTGTACAACTACAAACTGTACTACTACACACTGTACTAGTACACACCGCACTGCTACACACTGTACTAGTACACACTGCACTACTGCACACTGCACTACACACTGTACTACTACTACACACTGTACTAGTACACACTGCACTACTGCACACTGCACTACAAACTGTACTACTATTACACACTGTACTAGTACACACTGCACTACTACACACTGTACTACTACTACACACTGTACTAGTACACACTGTACTACACACTGTACTAGTACACACTGTACTACACACTGTACTACTGCACACTGTAGTATTAAACATTACTATAGACTGTACTAGACACTGTCCTCTGAtgatgtctgtctctgtctcagcctGATGTGGTCGTCCACTGTGCAGCTGAGAGACGTCCAGATGTTGTGGAGAGACACACTGACGCCGCTGTGAATCTCAATGTGCACGCAACCAGCACGCTCGCCAAGGAGGCAGGTGTGTGATCACAtgatcaaactctgagtcactCTCCTAAAGAAAACCTTctcgctggcaggttttctATAAGACACCCTGAGTTCACCCTGTCTCCTCCCTACTGCCGAGCCTGAAGCAAGCTGGCAGACACACATGGGTTGTTCGTATGTAGGCAGATTTAATTCACAATGCTTTACGCTGGGAGAGGATCTTCAGACCCTGTCTAGATGTGCTGTCTTTCCACAATGAATATCTGTTTGAACGGTACTGTTTTTTCATTAGGCTCAATTATTTACTGGCCACACATATCAAGTCTGACAAGTCTGCTTGTTCGTTTGGGCCAGGGGCCGCTACAGCAGATGTGCGCTCTCATCAgagcaaatgtgtttttgtgaatgGTAGCTTTTTATATGATATTGGTGATGTTTTGTGgcctctgccttctttctgttggctgagtagaactCAAATGTTACTCACACAAGTTGAAACAgtatttttggggggtttaAATTAGTAGTGATCTACAGTACATAATGACATAGCCACTGAATGGCAGGTTATTGAAGCTACTTTgtttaataaatgaaatatgaaTCAAACTAAAGGAAGGTACAGTCGTGGCCAAGTCAAATATGCTTTACCTGtttgaatgatgtttttatatttcattttaagctgCTTCCAAGTGTGTTTTTCCCCTGTGAACCTACATTAAAATCAGGTTTTATTCCAAACCACTTTTTCACCTGTAAGCTACCATTTTAATTAAGCGTggttaaatgtaaattaatgaaCTAGTGCATTTAAACGTACGCATTGACTCTGGCAGCAGTTTTCTCCcatgctgcctctctctccttggCAGCTTTAGTGCTGTTACTTTGTTTATGAAATATATGCTCATATTCGTTGTAGGCATTCATGAGCACCTCCAAGTCcacaggtgtaaaataagtTGATCGCTTTTTCTCtccggttgccatggtgactcgaggtatcggggctccattgatgatggctttttattgtggttgTGCACGTGCTTAACTCAGGGTGTacctactcagagttgactgaactaattcaaatcagctgttctggaaccagatactcagagtttcccagaTCAGGGTAAGTCaagtcagagttcagggttagactcagagtttgttgaacctcctacctggaatacccctctgggCCCTTTTTCAGAAAGcaggctcaacaaactctgagcctgaTCTCCGGGttgactgagcctgagctgagaaacagaacagctgatcagaatcAGTTCAATTAACTCAACGTATGTTCAGCCTGAGAGAGGCACATTACTTAACCCTAACCCAGACATcatcagtagagtgcagataaCATGATTCTCAGAGACAGGAAGCAGAACTTGTTTCATCCCAACTGAATCTGAGATCTTAATGATATGaatgaagacatgaaaacaaatctCTTGCGTCAGCTGCAGCTGAACAGCGTGAGGTGTGATGGGAACAGACTCCACAGTCAATAGGTAATGTGAagtgatgtgatgtcatgtgatgaggtcatgtgtctaacatacagaaacatgtttatatCTTAACAGTGTTCATATACTGACTTGACTTcatgagataagataagacacaccttcattgatcccataattgagaaattccagtgttacagcagtcaagggaaAAGACTCAAATTAAAGATTTCagtatttaaaaacttaaaaaactaggcatgcagaaaaaagtacaaaaaatacaagaaacggcgataaataataataatgctaataataataataataataatgatgagcAAGGaataaaaagtgagcaatggattaaagtgaacatatttagtgcaaagtgaatattgaatgtgcaaataaacaacaacatgggggaCAGCAATGTTGATAgtggtgtccctaaagtgtccatagtgtgcctaaagtgtccatggtgcagtctactgtgagcagtgctggttatgtagcctgacagcagcagcaggaaggacctgtgatagcgttccttcacacactttgggtgaatcagtctatcgctgaaggagctctccagagcttttatctcctcctgcagaggatgggagtcattagtcctcagagatgacagcttggctgtcgtCCTCCtgtctcccaccacctgcacagagtccagagagcatcccaggacagagctggccttcttgatcagcttgtccagtctcttcctatctgcagctgagacactgctgctccagcagaccactccgtaaaagatggctgatgccaccacagtgtcaaagaaggtcttcaggagcgccccctgcactccaaaagacctgagccgcctcagcaggtagagtctgctttggcctttcctgtacagtgctgttatgtgattcATTCTGTCAATATTCGGCTGAGGTTCATTTAACTTAttctaatttaattaaatttagaCTTTCACTGTGACGACTTTTATGGGcactgcagcactttataaCTTCATATATCATATACACTATGCCAGTGACTCATGGACATGCATTGTTTTGTCTATTCACTATCCATAGCCTCTCGATCAACTATTTTGCACTGTATCATATTTCACTGTACGTATTGGTTTCTCGTTGTGAATTATTGTCTATCTGTTCATTATTTGTTTTGCATATTATGACTTATATGtccctgtttttgtttgcaatGTGTTGTTTTATATATTATGACTTCGGAGGACtacagttgaaaattagcctttggctaacactggcacatttacagcaatgttcaataatgtgcactgtcctctaaataaaataaaaaaaagaactgctgTGAAAAGACTTCACGTAATCTCCTTTATTCTTACATGGAGCTATTATAGGATGTTGAGTCCCATCACTGAGCCAGTCTTTGAATATATGAAAAGTATTCATGAATCACTGCATCATGTATCCACGTAGATTATTTTCTcattaacactgacaaacctgcagttcttTTTTCAAAGATTATTTGTTGGGGCTTTTGTTCCCTGGTTTATGTCCAGGGAAAACCACAACAGGGGTccaaagtcttttcagagccagagacacTTTTCTTACGGGCCGACAAACCGctgtctctctgatgtgttcagtgtctctgatgttataaagaaaGGAATCAAAGGACAATGCATAAAATGTGCTGTGATGATAATGTAAATCCAGGATGTGTAATATGTGATATATGTGGGTGGAACAGATTGTTAGATAAATGACAGAGTGTGAGGTCAAACAGTATCTTTCATATAGACACTCCTCCAGGGAGACATCCAAACAGGCTCTAATCACCTTCTCCTTACACAACAGCCTCTGAATACACTGGGCCTCAACCTCCACCACTTCATTCACTAAAGGACACGCCATGTTTCTACTTCCTGCTACACGCTCAGCCTCAGGCTGACATGAAGCAAACCTGTGACTCAGCAGAGtatgttgccatagtaactgactcagggttacactgaactggctttgtgaaacagaaaactcagagtttcatCTCAGGCTGAACAAACTCAGAGTTTCACTGATCCTGCTCTCTGAAATGGGACCCTGGTTGTTCTCACTCTGTCATGTCATAACTCTGTGTTTATCATGCAGCGGCGTGTGGAGCGTTCCTCCTCTACATCAGCACCGACTACGTGTTCGATGGGAGGAATCCTCCATACGGAGAAGATGACTGTCCGAATCCCCTGAACGTCTATGGACGCAGTAAactggagggagagagggagacactgagacactgtCCAggtacctgtctgtctctcacctgtctgtctgtctgtctgtctgtcgttttgtctctcacctgtctgtctgtctgtctgtctctcaggtgCCGTGGTGCTGCGGGTGCCCGTCCTGTTTGGGGAGGTGGAGTCAGTGACGGAGAGcgtggtgacatcactgtgggTCAAAGTTCAGGAGGCGTCAGAGAGCTGCACCCTGGATCACTGTCTGCAGAGGTTTCCTACTGACGCCAGGGATGTCGCTGCCGTATGCAGGAAGCTGTCCGAGAGAGCCAGACAGGTACTCTACGGTTTGTCTGACACAGAGCCAGACAGGTATGCTACGGTTtgtctgacagagagacagacaggtatgCTACTGTCtgtttgacagagagagagacaggtctGCTCAGGGCTTAAAGTACTTCGGCGTCGTGTTGGATTTCTGGCTTGACGGACATTtctaggattttatttatttatttatttttttttttttgtggcaacaACTTGGCATAAGTTGTCATTTAACGAATCATGTTTTGATTTTCAGTGAAGCACATGGGTAGTTCCACAAATAGTATAGTGTTATCAAACTCAGTTAGCCAATAAGAGCTGGGTGGGGAGggtctaaaaacagcatatgtatgcacgcacacacacacacacacacacacacacacacacacacacacacacacacacacaaggtttcAACACACGCTACTTCCAAGCACGTGTTGTTTAGGTCTCCATTACAGCCTGATATCCAAATCAGTGTGGGTGAACGTGCAACAGAAATGGACAATTGAACTGTGTTTGAATgattagcttgtgttagcttgACCACCAGCTATTGGACACTGAGAGAAAATGGcatgctgtgtgcgttttgtgcaacaggtggatgctGTAGTCCAtgggtagagtagagagagagaggtaagtagcgttgaagtagagtagagcagggcagagagatggaagcaaaatatattgaacccggtgttaatacagcagaactggagagaggggtgaaaaataaatggacGTGGGCATGGTTCGAGGAGGATGGCACTGCGGGCAAACCATTAAATACATGGTGCAAGAAACTGAACGAGCCAGGTGTGGCATTTTGCTTTGCTTGTTCCAAGAAGTTGATGTATGGAAGCAGTGGCAAAAGGGTTTTCCATCGTCATAAAACTGACCCAAATCACGTTGCTGCAATCCGAGATTTACAAAACATAACACCATGCTATCAGGGACAACTGCTACAGCTGCAACAGCGCCCTCGATGACAGACCGTATATGTGAGCAAAAAATTCGGGTGAGCTCCACAGCCTCTGCTGAAGCGCCCAGAGCACCCTTGAAAAGGAGTGCCTTTGATAACTTGCAGGACTTTGTTTACAAGCCAAAAGAATGAGAGAAAAAGTGAAAATCACCTGTTcttgtattttgtttcttttctaaaACAGAATTTAAGCATTTCAAAGACGAGCAAGTTTTCTCTTTGCACTTTAAATTTTCACGTGCACTTTAAATTGTTTTCACTATAGTTGTTACATGAAGTAAACTCTGCTCCCCACTACCTGcagttaaaacacacaaacagtcctattgtttacagtcaaacaaaactgacatGAATTTGTGTAgtttacctgtttttttttttttttttttaaacgtaaaAAACCCCCTAAAATCAATATTCCATTCTAAGAGAACTGGTTGCAATACAGCAAAGAATCAGCAAAACTGAGGTAAGTCAATGGGTTATATGCACAGCAGCCATCTTTGACAAAATTATAGACGACCTCTTCCGAGGACGATTGACAAAGATTGCCGCTGTGAAAAAGACGCaagcgtgcacacacacgcacacacacgcacacccacacacacaccccaataGACCGGTACATCACTGTTGTCTTATCAGTTATCAGTAGTTATGAgttatgaattattattagttaCCAGTGTTTTCCTCTACCTGTCTAACCACTtgtcttttgtctgtctgtcttccagGACCCGTCCATCAGAGGAATCTTTCATTTCTCTGCTAAAGAGAAGATGACCAAATATGAGATGGCTGTCGCCATCGCTCAGGCCTTTAACCTGCCGTCCAACCACCTCATAcctgtaaatatatatttatgaatatATTAAGTAATATACCTGTCAATGTAGATTTATGAATATATATAAtctcaaaaaaatgacataacaTTTGGCaaagagcacattatgacttgtttaggacttgaaaGTTTAAGCCTGGGGACTTAAGTGTAAAAACTTGAACTTAATTGTAACTAGCAGAACAATGACTTGGTGCCACCTCTGTTAATACCACCATGAAGgtcaatgaaaataaagaaaacgcattgaatgagaaggtgtgtccaaacttttggcctgtactgtgtatatatatatatatatatatataatatgtgtgtgtgtgtgtgtgtgtgtgtatatttaaaaattgaatttcccctcagaaGGATTAAttaagtatataaaaaaaaaaaacataataatatacCTGTGAATATATGTCTGTCTACCTCtgtcactctctgtctgtctgtctgtctgtctgtctccctttctgtttgtctgcagttGACAGAGCAGCCGGCAGCAGCATCGACTCTTCGTCCAATCAACAGTCAGCTGAACTGTTCTCGTCTTCAGCTGCTGAATTTGAGTGTCGAGCCACGACCATTTGCTGCCGCCATCACCGACTGTCTGTGGCCGTTCACACCTGACAAACGCTGGAGACAGACGGTGTTCCACTGAGACATGCCCACAGGTGGACAGAGAggtggacagacaggtggatTGAGGTCCCTATTCCCTGAGTCCTGTCTGTAGGCTCCAGTTATTAAACTAAAGGTTCCGgtttctgtgatgtcatcattgttttttctttttcatttgtcattacaGGAAATTAAAGATGTACGGTGTCCTACAGAGGACAAACCTCAGCTGCTGGTCTCAGGAGGTCATTCATTGAAAGATCAGATAATTAAACACGTGTGTCATAGTTGTACTGTAATTCTACTGTAGTCCTATTGTAGTCTTATTGTAGTCCTG
It encodes the following:
- the mat2b gene encoding methionine adenosyltransferase 2 subunit beta isoform X2, producing MPGFEFGISEEEEEPMVTAPRVLVTGATGLLGRAVCREFQNNGWLVIGTGYRRARPLLLRCDLTDEDAVRGLLHEYKPDVVVHCAAERRPDVVERHTDAAVNLNVHATSTLAKEAAACGAFLLYISTDYVFDGRNPPYGEDDCPNPLNVYGRSKLEGERETLRHCPGAVVLRVPVLFGEVESVTESVVTSLWVKVQEASESCTLDHCLQRFPTDARDVAAVCRKLSERARQDPSIRGIFHFSAKEKMTKYEMAVAIAQAFNLPSNHLIPLTEQPAAASTLRPINSQLNCSRLQLLNLSVEPRPFAAAITDCLWPFTPDKRWRQTVFH
- the mat2b gene encoding methionine adenosyltransferase 2 subunit beta isoform X1 codes for the protein MSRAGAELRIIFSPGRVQLVQEEEEPMVTAPRVLVTGATGLLGRAVCREFQNNGWLVIGTGYRRARPLLLRCDLTDEDAVRGLLHEYKPDVVVHCAAERRPDVVERHTDAAVNLNVHATSTLAKEAAACGAFLLYISTDYVFDGRNPPYGEDDCPNPLNVYGRSKLEGERETLRHCPGAVVLRVPVLFGEVESVTESVVTSLWVKVQEASESCTLDHCLQRFPTDARDVAAVCRKLSERARQDPSIRGIFHFSAKEKMTKYEMAVAIAQAFNLPSNHLIPLTEQPAAASTLRPINSQLNCSRLQLLNLSVEPRPFAAAITDCLWPFTPDKRWRQTVFH